One Gadus chalcogrammus isolate NIFS_2021 chromosome 7, NIFS_Gcha_1.0, whole genome shotgun sequence genomic window, tctagcagcagcattctgaacaagctgaagcttcctcagagtttgttttgggagacctgtgaggagaccattgcagtaatcaagcttactagtgataaaggcatgtacaagtttttgtaagtcttcggtggacatgagccctctaagtcttgctacatttttaaggtgataatatgccgattttgtaactgatttgatgtgactgtcaaaatgtaaatctgaatccatgataacccctagatttctggctttgattgaggttttcagggacagagagtgaaggtgttgggttactttaagcctttccgttttagaaccaaatacaattatctctgttttgtcctcatttagttgaaggaaatttcggcacatccattccttcacttgctcaatgcactggcacagcagatctatgggccgatagtcatttggtgatagcgatacatagatttgcgtgtcatcagcatagcaatgatggtcaatattgttattttgcatgatttgccctagtgggagcatgtagatgttgaataaagagggtcctaagatcgaaccttgtggtactccacatgtcacgttggttgattctgatacaaagtcgccaatggaaacaaagtagttcctattttgtaggtaggacctgaaccaatttaagacagtgcctgaaagccccacccagttttctaacctttccagaagtaatgtatggtctacagtgtcgaatgcagcactgaggtcaagtagcattagtattgaggttttgccagagtctgtgttaagacggatgtcgtttacaactttaataagggcggtctcagtgctgtgcaggggtcgaaatcctgattggaaggtgtcatagcaaccagttgatgccaggaagtgatttagttgctggaggacaactttctcaatgattttacttatgaagggtagatttgatattggtctgtagttgttaataatagaggcatctaggctccgcttttttaaaaggggtttaataactgcagttttcaaagcttttgggaacttgcctgactggagagagttgttaactatctgcaatatgtctactgctaggcagtcgaaaacattcttaaagaggttggtaggtatagtatcaaggcaacaggtggatggctttagttgtgtcacagtttccacaagattttgagagtctataacatcaaagcatgccatccttgccacgtaatttttgcctgaacagggtggtagtccaacatttttgtttgacgtggagatattgatggcgcgtctgataccttcaattttatcaatataaaaagctgcaaactcattgcatttctgcgtggaatggagatcaggtggaatttctgttggggggttggtcagtctgtcaacagttgcaaatagggtttttgcattattagtgttggttttaatgatattggagaaaaatgtttctctagcattttttaagtctaaattgtaggcacggaggctctctttatagatatcatggtgaatatgaagttttgttttacgccagatgcgttcaaccttcctgcattcttttttctgtgctgttacagaagcagcttttctccagggtgccttttgctttccagaaatcgttttaaccttataaggtgcaatgatatctatgactttcaaaattttcaaattaaagttttctacaagatcatcagcagaacatgggtttagaggtggtagcaaggagatggcctttttaaaaagtacattggaatcttcattgatataccgttttttgacagtgtttgattttgtctgtatgtcgggaataaaagatatgttaaagaaaacacaaaagtggtcagacaaggaaggatcagtcacagagagatcagaaacattgaggccctttgtgataaccaggtctagagtgtgccccttacaatgagtagcctctttcacatgttgagacagttcaaatgtgtccaaaatggtaaaaagttttttggcacacttgtcattcaaatcatcagtatgaaaattgaagtcaccagttataactagacagtcaaattctgtggagatgctagacaataattctgtgaagtcatcgaaaaaatttgcagaatatgtgggtggcctgtaaataattaataggagaactctgggggagcatttcaatacagcactaaggtattcgaacgatggaaaatcaccaaataacatctgtttcccctgaaatacatttttaaatatagcagcaacccctccacctctttttccagatctacatgcatcaaaaaagttatagtcgggaggagctgtctctatcagaacggttgcactgttattttgttccagccatgtttcagttaaaaacataaaatccagtttagaagtgttaataagatcattaactaaaaatgatttgttattaagagacctcacattaagtagagccatcctgatggtgctgttgataggctttaaggttgtttttggtttggaggcaatagatatgagatttgtgaggttagcagtgtgtctaagtttccctttgtttactctcttagtggttacagcatgaatgcgaaagttgccctgctttgacgtaggcaaccttgggttcagcagattatgagaaacttcctttatactgtgtctacggctgaacccttttttgtctcagtaatactcaggactactatcagtacggtggtgggggtggggcgccatcctcctgggtgttagcgtcctgcggccatgacgtggcgatgctatcattgacacagatgcaagtttgatgccagcatattccagtttcttaaattcggctggaaaatcgcaaagggagacatcggagactctatcccagctggagttgttgttgtggctatgggagagatgaggctggaggtcatcgtcgatgggggaatgcagaggaggggggtggccgttcctcgccaagccagcatcagcgatgggggagggcacagtgttgatggcgtcgggcgggctgttgtctctcttcaaggtctgtgggctgtctgctatctgtgtgtcagatagtggcagagtagttgtgtgggggaggctgtagtctcgcttcttctcaaccagtgctctgattgtggcttgtgcgtcagaccatggcaagattgtggcctgtgcgtaaagcgagaagagaagattgtccctcaacagttttgagcctaacctgtttgggtgtaggccatctgctttgaaaagatatttgcgcccccagaataagttgaaattgtcaataaagtcccttcctctttcattgcagactctggaaagccatgtattcagtgcaagtagacgactgaatctgtttattcccctgtcaactgttggtatgggtccactgatggaagACTTGATGTGACTTGATGTGACTTGATGTGATAAAACATCCAAGTATCTGCGCCTCGACATCAACTGGCTCTTCAATAAAAGGACACGCCATGTCTGCCACTGCCTTCAGTCTGCAGGCTTCAACTTAAGAGCAGGAGAAACTCGGGGTTAGTTGAAGAAAACCTGCCAGCGAGCAGGTTAGGTTCACGGAGTATGTTGCCAGGGTAACTGACTCAGAGTAAAGCTGAACTGGCTTTGTGAAACTGAAAAACCAGAGTTTCCCTCATCTCAGGGTTAACTAACtaaacctgctttctgaaacgggccccAGAACCCTGAGTTTGGATGAATGGTCCTACTTTTATTTACCACTGTCAACGGCGCTGAATTAATGACTTTTGTGGAGCTGCCTTGGGCATGGCTATATTATGATGAAAACATATTGCAGACAAGGTCAAGTAATTGAATAATTGTCTGATAAACATGAGAAAATGTATTGTGCTCTGGACACAATTGGTAAGACGTTCAACCAATAAGAGTAACGAAACATGTGGCAGAGCAGTGGcagtgtcacgttaaaattgtaccgggggcgaaaattgcaccggcctacgtcattgtttgtttacatcctgacaacctgcccggcaacagacgacgcgatgcagaaaacatgtttccaaacgacgaaataacataatacagatagcggatcgctatctgtattatgatagatagcgataacaattgtttttactttatatttgtattgtatttaattgtttaatcgaaacaataaaaaaatttgcccgcgaaaccgtcgatcgcgtcaaatgacaaatgttttgcccgcgaaacgggcgatcgcgtcaaatgacgtaggagggttcttgaaacataatacagataacggatcgctagataacacttgtttttactttatatttgtattgtatttaattgtttaatcgcatttagctagtaaactgagtgttttaagcaggtttcatagtctagaatgttcaagaaccttcctacgtgatttgtcgcgtcatttgacgcgatcgcccgtttcgcgggcaatctTTTTTATTGtgtcgattaaacaattaaatacaatacaaatataaagtaaaaacaagtgttatcgctatctatcataatacagatagcgatctgctatctgtattatgttatttcgtcgtttggaaacatgttttctgcatcgcgtcgtctgttgccgggcaggttgtcaggttgtcaggatgtaaacaaacgatgacgtaggccggtacaattttcgcccccggtacaattttaacgtgacagcagcCCTTTTGGTTGTTTATGAGAATGATTCTACGGCACTCCCATTGGGCTCTCCTCTGTCAGTCATTGTATTAAACCCGCCTCTACGGCACTCCCATTGGGCTCTCCTCTGTCAGTCATTGTATTAAAACCGCCTCTACGGCCTCCCATTGGGTGTTCCTCTGTACAGTCATCATATTAAACCCGCCTCTACGGCCTCCCATTGGGCACTCCTCTGTCAGTCATTGTATTAAACCCGCCCCCTATCTGAACAGAAGGGGGGCCTGACCAGATTGCCAGAGCAAATGAGGTCGCAGATTTTTCAGTTTCCCAGACTACAGAAGAGGGATTCCCTTTTGCATGTGAATATACAGAATAACAGCAGCCATTGACATCTTATCCCACGATGGAAAATATCTTCATTGGTAATGCACAGCTACCTGGTACGGTAGGCAAATCTTTACCTGGGATCATATTTATTTCCCATTATTGTGTGCATCACTCAGCATCTCCATAACATATTATTATCCTGATTTATTTGATGCAGGTACAAcaataaatgtttattaaaaaagTTCCTCACCTCAAAATCTGCAATGTGTCTGATTGGTTCCATCTTGTGCCCCTTAAGGTGCATTCATGGTCTGCTAGGGGCAGCTCGCCAGTGATGACACTCACGCTTACGCGGGTTCCCGACAGCGACACCGTACACTGCgttgggaatctaaaagttcttcacagcaggttttttttatcagataaaaaaatgtcaaaactaaacagaacttagtaggatcagtttcaagtttgaACGCCTTCATTTCCTTTTAGCAtatcacctactatccttttgcttttgaTTAAGAGAAGCACGTTGAATTGTCACTGTATGGAATGGTACACAtgcccttatctagagctggcTTACCAGTAGACAACATTTTAAATGGAGCAAAGTTGATGCCAATAGACAGTTAACACGTCAATAGTAAAGTATtggatatgatggttgattattttCTATTGAGTTAAACGTTCATGTTCTGCCATGTTCATGCACGTCACTAGTAAATcatacgtcaccaactgggcaactctgttatcaaaatctGGCCCCAGTTGCCAAACGGATGTAGAATCAAGAGCGTCATGAGGTGTCGTTCACGAGAACTTTCCGACGTCgcgaaaatgttttccccataatttcCAGCGATTTGAACGCACCATTAGTCTATCATGTGTTAGAGCTCAACATGTGATCACCTGACTTCTAGATGGAAAGTGTATGCCTGAAACCACAGAAATTAAATATCTATCATTATTTAAGTCTTAATAAATGAACCATAACCAGAAAAATGACCGTAACCCTCGTTAGggaatacaaaatataaaagAGACAGTGCTTTAAACAGACTAGGGCAAACAATATTCTTTATAAAATCCTTAAAATATACATCACTGTCAGTCAGTACCATACAACATTGCATGACGAACGAACAATGCAACATAGTAAGACCAAATTGCCTGAACGACAATATTATTTGGAATAGCAAGTGCTTAAAACTAAGAAAAACAAGCCTGCTGGGGCTCCAGAAAGAAaatgacaaaacaaacaaaaacatttaataGCTGAAAAAGGGGGATCAGAGAGGATACTCATAAATGTACCTAATCTCAAACAAATGCAGGGGAACACAAAAGCTGTTTTGTAAAGGGTATTTTGACAACAAAGGtaaaatatatactgtataggtCTACTGAATATTTTAGAAAGTTGACATCACCGATCATCAACCCATTCAAAAGACATTTTAGCTCCATATTGCTAAGTGACATTAGCAGATTTCGTCTAATGTATATTAATTATGAATTGAAATGGCAAATGATGTTTTTGGTTTTGTAATTTATCAGCAAATTATATTTTTAGATAGACTTTACGGGGAGGAagtaaaataatacatttaaaatttAGAGTAACCTTCAGACAATTTTCAATGAAAGAAATAACATCTTTAATGTATTaattagggtaagggttagcaCTGACTAAAAGGCACTTATAAACTGGACACCAAACTAAATTCAACTTCATAAAAACGAATCCATAAAGAGTGGAACATGTTGTCAAACACCATCCAAATAAACAGAATGCAGAGCAAATATAAATGATGTGGTATTGACTGGTGTTCACTATGCTCTACGGGGTAGGTCAGACAGTGAGCACTATATAGCACAATGACATAAGCCTGAGGGCACACACTGCTATGTCTACAGAAAAAAAGATGCCCGGGATACAATTTTCTGAATGAATGTCATTTTAAAACGTATTCCTGGCACAACATGTGAAATAACTGGATCCAGTGCACCAATTGCAGGCTTCTTTTGCAAATGTTTTTCAATTAAATAATTTTTTGTGAACACCTGAGATTCTGTTAAATACCATTTGAGCTTAATTATAATGAACATGAAAGGTGCTTGCATTTAAGTTATACTTCAAGAAAAGTTTCGCTTCAAACATGTCAAAATAATAAAGTTTATATCGAGGGAAACTTAATATTGCCTACTATATTATTTGCACCACAACGCTCACTGGCTTGGCTGTGACAAGGCAGAGACTTGAGTTAATGCTATTCTATTATGAGCTAAATAGATAGTAAACTAAGATGTTCAGTAAAATTGCATGAAGAGAAACGTTTTTGATCTTGGGATGCACATGCAAATCCATGTGTAACAAAAGCCCTTTAAATACATATTCAGGCTTTAGATTGATGCGTGCTCCAGTCCCATCAGAACAGCCCGTCCCACACCCTTGGACTAGAATTGAGTTTAAATTGTTAAATAGCAGTATGGCAATAAATAATTTATGATAATTTTACAACATAAAAGACATAACTGGATCCCTGTGATtccaaaagtaaaaaatatttacatgtTGACATATTGAATACTTACACATACAACAAGCTACATTGCATTCATTTCAGGATGAGTATGAGTTTCATATTTCATTCACCATTTTACATgaccaaataaaaaataaaaaactggaAATGTTAGCTTTTGCTTAAAGCGGACTTAggcaaggaaaaaataaaacgagatatttcattcatccattccTAGTCCTCGGAAGTCCCCGGAATTTTTAGAGGAGCTCTCCGTGGGGTTCTTTAAAGGTTCTTCCAAGTGGTTAGTATTCCTTTTAACAGCTGTTATTGTACTGTATACGGATACCTCTCCATATCGTTGTTTGGTAAAACATGAACGCATTAACATTGCCAAAATAAACAGTGCCAGTTGAGTACAACTCCTCCATTCTCATCCACCTAAAACAGGAAAGAgctttacaaatatttattatcTTAAGTCCTCAAGTACTTTTTTCCTTTCAAAGTCTTTAACCTCACCACATTCTTGTAAGTTTATGCAGTGACCAGAACCCATCCGGGGTCCTCTCTAAATGCTCCATCAGTGGGGTTTAGCCACTATCAGGCCAAGTAGATGTAACAGTTTCATTGTGCGTAGAGGTTTCTGACGTTTGGCCATGATGTGGTGTAACACGCAGCTAGAACAGCTTTACCGATGAGCTTTACAGATGTTAAAGCCTGTGAATCATTGCATATAAATGCATAAGACGCCACCAACCTAATGCATGAATAGCTTCCACATGGACGCAGAATGTAGAGACGTGAATTAAACAGGTAAAATTAAATTACATTCAACCCATTTTATCATTCCATAACTGTGTTTTCAAACCGTTTGAACTTCAGTCTTAACTTCAATATCCTCACTGTACAAAATAAGCCTGCCAAAACTCCATGAGCCAAACATTGACCTAAAGAGCAGTTTGTAAAAACATGACAAATCCTTACTATGCAAAAACTAGAATAGGAGCCCTGTCTTCTTTCGGCCCAAAGAACAGCACCAGccaaccctccacctctctgtcgtCAGCCCCCAGCCCAACCCCCTTCACCACCATGTGATCTTGAACTCATAGATGGGCCTCTTGCAGTAGTAATGATTGATCAGATGCTTGTCACACACGCCTATGCACTGCTGCTCCGCGCTGATGCCCAGTTCAGCCAGGTCTCCCACAATGCAGTGCAGGAGGTCGTACACATCCGCCACCGCCTCCCAGGGTCCGAAGGACACGTCCACGTCGCAGTGGTGCTCAAAGAGCTTGGCCTCGCTCTCCGTGCGCTCGAAGCGCAGCGAGTTGAAGAGCGGCCTCTCGTACGGCGTGATGGGCATCTCCTCCTTGTACACGCAGATCTTGAGCTTTGCGAAGCGCGCCTTCCTCTGCATGGCGCGCAGCTTAGCGATCTCCACGATGCTCTTCAGGTTGTCTGCCGGGCACAGGGACCACATCCTTCAGTATTCCTGATTACAATCCTAAAGGTTTTCTCTATCCGGGCGCTCCTTGTTTTGTTATGAACtgaatctcccccccccccagcactgaTTGGTCCTAACATTTATTGATCTTTTTAGGAGGGGCTTACAATGGCCTCAAAGCCAGCCTGAAGCAATGTTTGAAACCTTACAGATACTTTTGCCAAGGACGCTGAAGATATTTTGTTAGCCAAGTATCCATTTCACCAGCACATAACATTTTGCGGAAGGGATATATTGAAATGATTAATTCTGCATGTTATTTGGTGTAAACATGAATGTGAAATGGTTGGTGTGAATACGTACAGTTTACTACCAAACATGGGCTTGAGTTTCACTTTTGATCTTTGTCCTTCATTGTGAAGATTTACAGAAAAGTATTCACATTTCTTTTGATGAAAGGTGGTATTCAGATTAAACAAGGTTTTTATTACAGTTGCAATTTCTTCCAGTCACGTGTTCTTCATAACCAATATtagaacaacaaaaaagatccccccttttattattgtattatccAAGTACCCCCtgctataataataattcattatatttatatagcgcttttcaatgacccaaagacgctttacagtgaaggggggacctaactcaccaccaccagtgtgtagcacccacttgggtgatgcacggcagccaatctgcggcagaacgctcaccacacaccagcttgaggtggagagtgagggaattaatgagtcagccaattgtacaggaggattattaggggggccagattgaatgagcctggttgggccaggaaaCCGGGGAAACCcatactctttgcgataagtgtcctgggatcttttatgactacattgagtcaggacctcgttttacgtctcctccgaaggacagcactttccacagcacagtgtccccgtcactgcactggggcatcgggattgatatggggaggggccagagggaagagtaccacctattggccaccacccgacaccacttacagcacctggtattcccaggcggtctcccatccaagtactaaccaggcccgaccctgcttagcttcctagatcagacgagatcgggcgtgttcagggtggtttgCCCGTTATGGCCGCTATCCTTCAAAGTCCCCTTAGCGGTCCCACCCCCCGTTTGAGAAACACTTGTCTTCTCACTGGACTAGGCTGGTCAAGTTTGTGTAAACTTATCAGCCATTCACTCGCTTACAGATCCCGGCCTCCAACAAAATGATTGGTCTAAACAAATATGAAGGAAAAAGTTCAAAATGCAGTGTTCCCCCAGAGTTGAGCTATCAGGCTCTAGATGAAACAACTAAAGTCTTGGTTTGTGAGATCTATAATACACCTTTCTCCTTGGTAAGTGTGGTCACCTTTGTAGTAGGGCAGCAGATCAAGAAAGGATTGACGCACTTTCTCTCCGGTCAAGGGCTGGATGTCCTCCAGGTTGTCCAGCAGGGGCCCGAGGGCATAGTACTGCGCCTCCCGATACACCGCCCGCACACGGTCCCGGTGGGGCAACTCGCCCTCCCGCAGGAAGTTCAGGATGTCCCTGGACATGGGGAACAGGAAGTCATCAACCAAAGGCAACCCCACCACCATGTGGATCTCCACCAACATGCTGCATGGAGCAACAGGAGCAGGACCTGCAACTGATCAGTGCACCAATCAGCAGGAGCCATTCTAAAGGGGTAGGAAGGAACCACCGGGGATGGCACCGAGGTCTACTCTTAGTGTTTGGTCACAAGTTGTTCTCACAGTCCTTTTTGAATGATTCTTTGTAAGAAGTGTGGCAGAccgcagggaggagtgaggagagtggTATGTCTGGCAACcttctggctccacccccaagccttaCATGGACTTCCTCATCCTTAACGAGGCAGGCTTGAAGGCCATTAAGCTAGAGTGCTTGCTGCTAAAGAGGGGCGCAGGCTACCACAAGCCGGagttagggctagggctagcaaGCGGGAAGGgtctgtgtgatcgcctggaagCTCGGAACAgctaagagagtgagagacctgGACACGGACTACGGACTTCGGATTAACCCTTTCTCCTGGTGACACCGAtttaccctgtaaataaacCATCCCTTGGAACggctctctgtgtgttgagTCGTTATATCTATTTAACTTGGTGGCGTGGAAAAAAgaccacacccactggcccgctacagaAGCTACATCATGacttttaaaataaacaatatagcACAGATATACATCAATAGATAGGTAGTTactgtagatagatagatagatagatagatagatagatagatagatagatagatagatagatagatagatagatagatagatagatagatagatagatagatagttactgtaggtagacagacagacagacagacagacagacagacagacagacagacagacagacagacagacacacagacacacagacagacagacagacagctataCACAGCCCAGCAGTGCTCACCCAAAGTAGGCCCCGTCTCGGTCGATGAAGAACCGTCCCTCTGCGTCACGGGGGATGTAATGACGTCCGCTGAACATGGCGGCCAGCATGGTGTCCTCGTAGCGCCTCAGAGTCGACAGACGGGTGGTGAAGTACGTCCCCCCCACGTTGAGAGGGATGACCTCGGGAAACTGAAGAGAATTAGAAGAATGTGTGAGTGTCAGAGTGTTGCACAGAAGCAGGTTTTGTTTATAACACATATTGGGGTGCAGGAGTAAAAAGGATATACAATGAATAAATATAGGTCCGCTATTCATTACTGAATCATAACAGTATGTCAAACCAACACCTTGCTTTATCCAGATACCAGCCAGCCACAATAACAATTTACAAATGTTAAGAGGAAAGTAAGTGGAAGAAATGTGTTAATTTATCAGAATAAACTTGACACCTGCAACTCTTATTTAAAATGGTTTAGTCGGCCTGACAGTGATCAGACGTGACGCACAGAAGGGATTCCCCCGATTAAGGGAGCCATTCCCAGCTAGGACTTGAGAGGAAAGCCAAAGCCATGTGATGTCACTCACAGCCTATTAACACCTCGCCAAACCCTCCTATGACCTGAAAGACCCAGAGCAGCATTACCACCCACTGGAGAGGACGCCTACTAGGCTGGTTGGGGATAGCCCTGACAGGCCTCTGAGGGAGTCACCTGGGGTTTAAATGATGACACTTTAAGTGTCTGTTGACGCACAATGACATCATAATTTAGGTTATCTTTCTCTATATACACTATATCATCCATACACCCATGACTCCTGGTATGTGTGCCACTACCCAGGGATCTACCCTACCTCCTGCGGCGAGTTTAAGGTTGAGCGTTGCAGCACCTTGCCCAGGATACGGTTTGGGGTGGACGGCTTCCTAAAGTCATCCTGCGCACTGTCCGAACTCGACATGGCATCGCCCGGGTTCTCAGTGTCCCCAGAGAACACGACCATCACTCTGGGCAGAGGCAGAGCCCGTCGCTCCCGGACGAACCTCCTCACCCGGGAGGCTGAGGGCAGCGAGCTGGAGATGGAGAACGAGGGACCCTGGCGCTCACTGGGAGGCGGTTCTTCTGATCCATTCGGCTGCATGCAAGCACCGGTCGGCCAGAGGCCACCGGCCAGAGGCAAGGGGAAGTTCAGTCTCTGGAAATAATAATGCACACAAGTGACACACAAGTGATACAACAACCTTCAACGCAGGCGGGGTGGGACCTGTCAGCACACAGCGGAGGTACTGGTTCCATGGCTTTGGTTCTACAACCCGCACTGTGACACGTCCGGATTATTCGATTTGTTGTGTAATATTATATTGAGGCTACGCACTAAACAGATGCACAAAAGATAAGCGAAAGATAAACGAAAACGTCATCCACTGCCAGTTGTGTTTACCCTGCTGTAGCTTATATACAGACAGCTGGAGCCTGCGCAGTAGGCCATGGGCTGCGTTCGAGTACCCTCGTAATGTAGACTggttagccccgcccattctgccggcgatttgagctCGCCCTACAGAAGTGTCTGGAGCATGGTTGGACCTATTAAAgaggtctggagaagagcaatacatttctttctgcttcctaTACGTTTTTGAGGGAGCCATTCACCAAGCtagcttttccccctggcgcgctattggctggtttaacacaaagACGACAGGGAAgggacggcaagcagccaattgcgtacagagtcatttgaactaggcccattgaatacgcctcttgtgctgaagaaaatgacagcagcttccccagaccaacgtgcaatctacgatggAGCTTGTTAGCTATGGTTTATATGAAGTCATTCATATACacttattataaaaaaaacaatcaataaaataaatatggcCTACATTTAATAAATGGCCTGATAAAAACATAATTAATAAAAAGAAGTATTCATGTATTATGCGtaggacatatatatatacacttgcgtaggacatatatatatacaatatatatatatatatatatatatatatatatgtgtgtgtgttagtaaaaTATGTGCAATATGCATAATATAAAATGGCATACTGTATTCAATATAGATATATGGCTTTAATGTACCCACAATAATCCATAATAAATTTTGGTTTATCAAAAATCACAAACTTAAATCTCTTGAAATATTCAAGTATTCAGATATCTGCATCATCAATTTGTGCTGAGGTGAATATGATCTGTTTGGTTTAATTATCGTTGAGAAGTCTATATAACTTGTTATTTGGTCTATTTCATATACGTTTTGATAACTCTTCAGACTGCAGCCCTACTTGTTGGTCATGTACTGAAACTCCCTC contains:
- the kctd7 gene encoding BTB/POZ domain-containing protein KCTD7, with the protein product MQPNGSEEPPPSERQGPSFSISSSLPSASRVRRFVRERRALPLPRVMVVFSGDTENPGDAMSSSDSAQDDFRKPSTPNRILGKVLQRSTLNSPQEFPEVIPLNVGGTYFTTRLSTLRRYEDTMLAAMFSGRHYIPRDAEGRFFIDRDGAYFGDILNFLREGELPHRDRVRAVYREAQYYALGPLLDNLEDIQPLTGEKVRQSFLDLLPYYKDNLKSIVEIAKLRAMQRKARFAKLKICVYKEEMPITPYERPLFNSLRFERTESEAKLFEHHCDVDVSFGPWEAVADVYDLLHCIVGDLAELGISAEQQCIGVCDKHLINHYYCKRPIYEFKITWW